A single genomic interval of Rhodopseudomonas palustris harbors:
- the htpX gene encoding zinc metalloprotease HtpX yields the protein MSYFKTALLLAGLTALFMGVGYLIGGANGALIALVVAAAMNIFTYWNSDRMVLSMYGAQEVDERSAPDLYRMVAELAGRASLPMPRVFIMDNPQPNAFATGRNPENAAVAVTTGLMNQLSREELAGVVAHELAHIKNHDTLLMTITATIAGAISMVAQFGMFFGGNRENNNGPGLIGSLALMILAPLGAMLVQMAISRTREYAADEMGARICGQPMWLASALGRIEAAAHQVPNVDAERSPATAHMFIINPLSGQGMDNLFATHPSTDNRVAALQRLAAEIGGSSYRPASTFSRGAGTAASSGTTPRGTGRSPWGGQPRGRGPWG from the coding sequence ATGAGTTACTTCAAGACCGCTCTCTTGCTGGCCGGCCTGACCGCGCTGTTCATGGGGGTCGGCTATCTGATCGGCGGCGCCAACGGCGCGCTGATCGCGCTCGTCGTCGCCGCGGCGATGAACATCTTCACCTATTGGAATTCCGACCGGATGGTGCTGTCGATGTACGGCGCCCAGGAGGTCGACGAGCGCTCGGCGCCGGATCTGTACCGGATGGTGGCGGAACTGGCCGGCCGCGCCTCGCTGCCGATGCCGCGGGTGTTCATCATGGACAACCCGCAGCCGAACGCGTTCGCCACCGGCCGCAATCCGGAGAACGCCGCCGTCGCCGTCACCACCGGGCTGATGAACCAGCTCAGCCGTGAGGAACTTGCCGGCGTGGTGGCGCACGAACTGGCGCACATCAAGAACCACGACACGCTGCTGATGACCATCACGGCGACGATCGCCGGTGCGATCTCGATGGTGGCGCAGTTCGGCATGTTCTTCGGCGGCAACCGCGAGAACAACAACGGCCCGGGCCTGATCGGCTCGCTGGCGTTGATGATCCTCGCGCCGCTCGGCGCCATGCTGGTGCAGATGGCGATCAGCCGGACCCGCGAATACGCCGCCGACGAGATGGGCGCGCGGATCTGCGGCCAGCCGATGTGGCTCGCCTCGGCGCTCGGCCGGATCGAAGCGGCGGCGCATCAGGTGCCGAACGTCGATGCCGAACGCTCGCCGGCGACTGCGCATATGTTCATCATCAATCCGCTGTCGGGGCAGGGCATGGACAATCTGTTCGCCACGCACCCGTCCACCGACAATCGGGTCGCCGCGCTGCAGCGGCTCGCGGCCGAGATCGGCGGCAGCTCGTATCGTCCGGCCTCGACGTTCTCCCGCGGCGCCGGCACGGCTGCCTCGAGCGGCACCACCCCGCGCGGCACCGGCCGCAGTCCTTGGGGCGGCCAGCCGCGTGGCCGAGGTCCGTGGGGTTAG
- a CDS encoding DUF952 domain-containing protein has translation MRTIYKICDAAAWRGAEQAGRYGGSADDARDGFIHFSTAPQLAGTLAKHYAGQTGLKLIAVDAEALGDRLRWEPSRGGELFPHLYGELALSAVTGVQDLVARPDGSHVVPELAS, from the coding sequence TTGCGCACGATTTACAAGATCTGTGACGCGGCGGCCTGGCGCGGCGCCGAACAGGCCGGCCGCTATGGCGGCAGCGCCGACGACGCCCGCGACGGCTTCATCCATTTCTCCACCGCGCCGCAGCTCGCCGGGACGCTGGCCAAGCACTATGCCGGCCAGACTGGCCTCAAGCTGATTGCGGTCGACGCCGAGGCGCTTGGCGACCGGCTGCGCTGGGAGCCGTCGCGCGGCGGCGAACTGTTTCCGCATCTCTACGGCGAGCTTGCACTTTCGGCGGTGACCGGCGTGCAGGATCTCGTCGCGCGCCCCGACGGCAGCCACGTCGTGCCGGAGCTCGCGTCGTGA
- a CDS encoding carbonic anhydrase yields the protein MDRRNILKAFAGLALCPLCATAGAAAEGAHHWGYEGEGGPAKWGEIDPANQICSIGVQQSPVDIRSTVSANLFPLQVQWADTADTIINNGHTIQLNVAEGSTLKLGGATFKLVQFHFHRPSEHQIDGKSFPMEVHFVHRMDSGTLGVVGVLMQEGAANAAFAKIVATMPQSEGPAVKADAGINPNALLPAKLGYYRYEGSLTTPPCSEVVDWMVLTDPITVAAEDVAAFAKLYPMNARPVQKDNRRFVLQSN from the coding sequence ATGGACCGTCGCAATATCCTGAAGGCCTTTGCTGGCCTCGCTCTATGTCCGCTTTGCGCCACCGCCGGCGCTGCCGCCGAAGGCGCCCACCATTGGGGCTACGAGGGTGAAGGCGGCCCGGCCAAGTGGGGCGAGATCGATCCCGCCAACCAGATCTGCTCGATCGGGGTGCAGCAATCGCCGGTCGATATCCGCTCCACCGTCAGCGCCAATCTGTTTCCGCTGCAGGTGCAGTGGGCCGACACGGCCGATACCATCATCAACAACGGCCATACCATCCAGCTCAACGTGGCCGAAGGCTCGACGCTCAAGCTCGGCGGCGCGACCTTCAAGCTGGTGCAATTCCATTTCCATCGCCCCAGCGAGCATCAGATCGACGGCAAGTCGTTCCCGATGGAAGTGCACTTCGTCCACCGCATGGATTCCGGCACGCTCGGCGTGGTCGGCGTGCTGATGCAGGAAGGCGCCGCCAACGCGGCGTTCGCCAAGATCGTCGCGACCATGCCGCAGAGCGAAGGCCCAGCCGTGAAGGCCGATGCTGGGATCAATCCGAACGCGCTGCTGCCCGCCAAGCTCGGCTACTACCGCTATGAAGGTTCGCTGACGACGCCGCCATGCTCGGAGGTCGTCGACTGGATGGTGCTGACCGATCCGATCACCGTCGCGGCCGAAGACGTTGCGGCGTTCGCCAAGCTGTATCCGATGAACGCGCGCCCGGTGCAGAAGGACAACCGCCGCTTCGTGCTGCAGTCCAACTAA
- a CDS encoding thermonuclease family protein — MLKLNTWLLPLLLLLLPMTAQAADISGVPKIRDGDHALIGKTRIRLAGIDAPGVDQLCLNPKGDRWTCGVAARDALAQHTAGKSWTCHVLRVDKAGRSIAKCEVDGEDLGQWMVKNGWALAYVQYSHAYEGEEKAAREAKLGLWQGSFIAPWDWRVRSAKTQILGATKPPKDARRILLASASGPVAPSPDCTIKGNVNKSGECIYHKPTSRWYAQIRMKISKGTRWFCSVEEAEAAGCRETRR; from the coding sequence ATGCTCAAGCTGAACACATGGCTGCTGCCGCTTTTGCTCCTGCTGCTGCCGATGACGGCCCAAGCCGCCGACATCAGCGGCGTGCCGAAGATCCGCGACGGCGACCATGCGCTGATCGGGAAGACCCGCATCCGGCTCGCCGGCATCGACGCTCCGGGGGTGGATCAGCTTTGTCTTAACCCCAAGGGCGATCGCTGGACCTGCGGCGTCGCCGCCCGTGACGCGCTGGCTCAGCATACCGCCGGCAAGAGCTGGACCTGCCACGTCCTGCGCGTCGACAAGGCCGGCCGCTCGATCGCCAAATGCGAGGTCGACGGCGAAGACCTTGGACAATGGATGGTGAAGAACGGTTGGGCTCTGGCCTACGTGCAGTACTCCCACGCCTACGAGGGCGAAGAGAAAGCTGCACGCGAGGCCAAGCTCGGGCTGTGGCAGGGCTCGTTCATCGCGCCGTGGGACTGGCGGGTGCGCAGTGCAAAGACTCAAATTCTTGGCGCCACCAAACCGCCGAAGGATGCCCGGCGGATTCTACTCGCGTCGGCCTCCGGCCCGGTCGCGCCGTCGCCGGATTGCACCATCAAGGGCAACGTCAACAAATCCGGCGAGTGCATCTACCACAAGCCGACCAGCCGCTGGTACGCGCAGATCCGCATGAAGATCAGCAAGGGCACCCGCTGGTTCTGCTCGGTCGAGGAAGCCGAGGCCGCCGGCTGCCGCGAGACGCGGCGCTAG
- a CDS encoding MFS transporter, giving the protein MHQTVAATIDSARRWRGLAIVVAAQFMFGVDAFIVNVALPTISTELGASSSQLEAVIAIYLIGYATLIVTGGRLGDIFGTKTVFLLCVAGFTLTSLWCGLARSGPELILARLAQGTTAAFMVPQVLATLHVLFPDAARAKAFAIYGTVLGLAGATGFALGGLLVTLDLGGFGWRSIFYVNGPVGVIIIAAAARVMPQTPRRPGTRLDLGGAMILFAGLVCVIGPLLFGRDVGWAGWVWAVMAGGGAMLALFLRYERRVAARGGMPVVDLTLLGDRAFVRGLGAVFCFFFANQSFYLVMTLYMQLELNVPPLQAGLVFLPLALAFVIASRHSGARARRRGTLVLIEGCLLQIAGLGLIAATATVIASPTPFVLALALLVAGYGQGLVMAPLSGVVLSSVQATSAGSGSGLYGTTTQIASAAGVAVLGSVYVTLAQNGSGRLALLGALALLGLAIAGCIGLLRWMRRAVAVAA; this is encoded by the coding sequence ATGCATCAGACCGTTGCCGCAACGATCGATAGTGCCCGCCGCTGGCGGGGGCTGGCGATCGTGGTCGCCGCGCAGTTCATGTTCGGGGTCGATGCCTTCATCGTCAACGTCGCGCTGCCGACGATCTCGACCGAACTCGGCGCATCATCGTCGCAGCTCGAGGCGGTGATCGCGATCTACCTGATCGGCTACGCGACGCTGATCGTCACCGGCGGCCGGCTCGGCGATATCTTCGGCACCAAGACGGTGTTCCTGCTCTGCGTCGCCGGCTTCACGCTGACCTCGCTGTGGTGCGGGCTGGCGCGCTCCGGTCCCGAACTGATCCTGGCGCGGCTCGCGCAGGGCACCACAGCGGCGTTCATGGTGCCGCAGGTGCTGGCGACGCTGCACGTGCTGTTTCCGGACGCCGCGCGCGCCAAGGCGTTTGCGATCTACGGCACCGTGCTCGGGCTCGCCGGCGCCACTGGCTTCGCGCTGGGTGGCCTGTTGGTGACGCTCGATCTCGGTGGCTTCGGCTGGCGCTCGATCTTCTACGTCAATGGTCCGGTCGGGGTGATCATCATCGCGGCCGCAGCCCGGGTGATGCCGCAGACGCCGCGGCGGCCGGGCACGCGGCTCGATCTCGGCGGCGCCATGATCCTGTTCGCCGGCCTCGTCTGCGTGATCGGTCCGTTGCTGTTCGGCCGCGATGTCGGCTGGGCCGGATGGGTCTGGGCCGTGATGGCCGGCGGCGGCGCGATGCTGGCGCTGTTCCTGCGCTACGAGCGCCGTGTCGCCGCGCGCGGCGGCATGCCGGTGGTCGACCTGACGCTGCTCGGCGATCGCGCGTTCGTCCGTGGCCTCGGCGCGGTGTTCTGCTTCTTCTTCGCCAACCAGTCGTTCTATCTGGTGATGACGCTGTACATGCAGCTCGAGTTGAACGTGCCGCCGCTGCAGGCTGGCTTGGTGTTCCTGCCGCTGGCGCTGGCCTTCGTGATCGCGTCGCGGCATTCCGGCGCGCGCGCCCGGCGCCGCGGCACGCTGGTGCTGATCGAGGGCTGCCTGCTGCAGATCGCCGGCCTTGGCCTGATCGCTGCCACGGCGACGGTGATCGCGTCGCCGACGCCGTTCGTACTTGCGCTGGCGCTGCTGGTCGCAGGCTATGGCCAGGGCCTGGTGATGGCCCCGCTGTCGGGCGTGGTGCTGTCGAGCGTGCAGGCGACCAGCGCGGGCTCGGGCTCGGGCCTCTACGGCACCACCACGCAGATCGCCAGCGCGGCTGGCGTCGCCGTGCTCGGCTCGGTGTACGTCACGCTGGCGCAAAACGGCTCGGGCCGCCTTGCGCTGCTCGGCGCGCTGGCGCTGCTCGGGCTCGCGATTGCCGGCTGCATAGGGCTGCTGCGCTGGATGCGCCGCGCCGTGGCGGTGGCAGCTTAA
- a CDS encoding S24 family peptidase: protein MLTHDQIWTALDRLAERAGLSPSGLAKKSGLDPTTFNKSKRITNDGRERWPSTESVAKALQATNTAIDTFVQLIHDRPRVVQSVPLLGLAQAGSGGYFDDGGFPVGKGWDEVGLPSITDEHAYALEISGDSMKPAYRSGDIVVVSPSATVHRGDRVVVKTTKGEVMVKELKRRTAKVVELASLNPSHPDRTLAPSEIEWIGRIVWASQ from the coding sequence ATGCTGACGCATGATCAGATCTGGACTGCGCTCGACCGGCTGGCCGAACGGGCCGGCCTCTCCCCGTCAGGACTCGCCAAGAAATCCGGCCTCGACCCCACCACCTTCAACAAGTCGAAGCGGATCACCAATGACGGCCGCGAGCGCTGGCCTTCGACCGAATCAGTCGCCAAGGCGCTGCAGGCCACCAACACCGCGATCGATACGTTCGTGCAACTGATTCACGATCGGCCGCGGGTAGTGCAGTCGGTCCCGCTGCTCGGCCTCGCTCAGGCCGGCTCCGGCGGGTATTTCGACGATGGCGGATTTCCGGTCGGCAAGGGCTGGGACGAAGTCGGGCTCCCGTCGATCACCGACGAGCACGCCTACGCGCTGGAGATCTCCGGCGATTCGATGAAGCCCGCATATCGCAGCGGCGACATCGTGGTGGTATCGCCGAGCGCCACCGTGCATCGCGGCGACCGCGTGGTGGTCAAAACCACCAAAGGTGAAGTGATGGTCAAGGAGTTGAAGCGGCGCACCGCCAAGGTGGTCGAGCTTGCTTCTCTCAATCCCAGCCATCCCGACCGGACTCTGGCACCGTCAGAGATCGAATGGATCGGCCGAATCGTCTGGGCCAGTCAGTAA
- a CDS encoding caspase family protein — translation MKIRLHRFSRRTLTAATALVGVVSLAIGAHAALYKRPVDTARVATAAAIETKTTSSRLALVIGNAHYPDAASPLLQPINDARLLSASLRHEGYDVDMIEDASRDEILRAVERIKARAGKDATVMLFFGGYGIQSGRDNYMIPVDAKIWTEADVRRSGVSVEQVLAEIKAAGAHTNLAVLDASRRNPYERRFRAYSHGLAPIETPANALVLSSATPGQVADDNNGPNSMVVGELIGSLSSPASAEAAFAKARQAVIKATNGAQVPSMTSSLVADVPLVPVADATPNTGG, via the coding sequence ATGAAGATCCGGCTGCATCGCTTTTCTCGGCGGACCCTCACCGCGGCAACTGCCTTGGTGGGCGTGGTGTCGCTGGCGATCGGCGCGCATGCGGCGCTGTACAAGCGCCCGGTCGATACGGCTCGGGTCGCCACGGCGGCGGCCATTGAGACGAAGACCACTTCGTCTCGGCTGGCGCTGGTCATCGGTAATGCCCACTATCCTGATGCCGCATCGCCGCTGCTGCAGCCGATCAACGACGCCCGCTTGCTCAGCGCCTCGCTGCGCCATGAAGGCTATGACGTCGACATGATCGAGGACGCCAGCCGCGACGAGATCCTTCGCGCGGTCGAGCGGATCAAGGCCCGCGCCGGCAAGGACGCGACCGTGATGCTGTTCTTCGGCGGCTACGGCATCCAGTCGGGGCGCGACAACTACATGATTCCGGTCGACGCCAAGATCTGGACCGAGGCCGACGTGCGCCGCAGCGGCGTCAGCGTCGAGCAGGTGCTGGCGGAGATCAAGGCCGCCGGCGCTCACACCAATCTGGCGGTGCTCGACGCCTCGCGCCGTAATCCCTATGAGCGCCGATTCCGTGCTTATTCGCACGGGCTGGCGCCGATCGAGACGCCGGCCAATGCGCTGGTGCTGTCGTCGGCGACGCCGGGGCAGGTGGCGGACGACAATAACGGTCCTAACAGTATGGTGGTTGGTGAGCTGATCGGTTCGCTGTCGTCGCCGGCAAGCGCGGAAGCCGCTTTTGCCAAGGCGCGGCAGGCGGTGATCAAGGCGACCAACGGCGCCCAGGTGCCGTCGATGACCTCGTCGCTGGTTGCGGACGTGCCGCTGGTGCCGGTCGCCGATGCGACGCCCAACACCGGCGGCTGA
- a CDS encoding LssY C-terminal domain-containing protein — protein MNHTAHDPSRPQRPRKRRLRRAWQLSVVLIGCYAILAYLALPLFWTHYEHQSKLADMPMVTRTAQGIPGDPINVGLIGDQHEIVCAILAANWHPADPITLRSSIAIAGSVLLDRPYPDAPVSSLYYLDRREDLAFEKPDGRSADRRNHVRLWKVLDSGQEGRPVWLGSATFDRGVGVSHYTGAVTHHIAPDIDAERDQFAADLEAAAMVDAKYQITGVGPTIAGRNGEGDLYYTDGEVWILRLTEGCKKRSSPAEILPSPLATEIKDQIFRTVTNAIEPGASAP, from the coding sequence GTGAACCACACAGCACATGATCCTTCGCGGCCGCAGCGGCCGCGCAAACGCCGGCTGCGGCGGGCGTGGCAGCTTTCGGTGGTGCTGATCGGCTGCTACGCGATCCTCGCCTATCTGGCGCTGCCGCTGTTCTGGACCCATTACGAACACCAGAGCAAACTCGCCGACATGCCGATGGTGACCCGCACCGCGCAGGGCATTCCCGGCGATCCGATCAATGTTGGGCTGATCGGCGATCAGCACGAGATCGTCTGCGCGATCCTGGCGGCGAACTGGCATCCGGCCGATCCGATCACGCTGCGCTCCTCAATCGCGATCGCCGGCAGCGTGCTGCTCGATCGTCCCTATCCGGACGCGCCGGTGTCTAGCCTGTACTACCTCGACCGCCGCGAGGATCTCGCATTCGAAAAACCCGACGGGCGCAGCGCCGACCGGCGCAATCATGTACGGCTGTGGAAAGTGCTCGACAGCGGCCAGGAAGGCCGCCCGGTCTGGCTCGGCAGCGCCACCTTCGACCGCGGCGTCGGCGTCAGCCACTACACCGGCGCAGTGACGCATCACATCGCACCCGACATCGATGCCGAGCGCGACCAGTTCGCCGCCGACCTCGAAGCGGCCGCAATGGTCGACGCGAAATATCAGATCACCGGCGTCGGCCCGACCATCGCCGGCCGCAACGGCGAAGGCGATTTGTATTACACCGACGGCGAGGTGTGGATCCTGCGGCTGACGGAAGGCTGCAAGAAGCGCAGCAGCCCGGCCGAGATTCTGCCGAGTCCGCTCGCCACCGAGATCAAGGATCAGATCTTCCGCACCGTCACCAATGCAATCGAGCCCGGCGCGAGCGCGCCTTGA
- a CDS encoding adenylate/guanylate cyclase domain-containing protein, which yields MTDPTAPPDAMRVYPAGVSVVRRSQRGRACLPASITLAELETWLLHDAAAEPEMLLTFESLMWRMTAVGLPVHRATLHIRTLHPQLLGFAWNWRASDGLCDEVQVNQSTADTDAFRLNPLHNLFQGGKAIRRNPQDAAAQAEFPIMRDLAAGGYTEYLALPMGGDRFRHAVTLATMQPGGFTDEHLALFQRLLTLFGLHVGRHVATRIAINALGAYLGPVAGAKVLSGDIKRGAGEPIRAIIWMSDLRGFTDLSDRLCGNDMIALLNAYFEVFADAVLRNGGDVLKFIGDGLLAVFPLGDDSRVAGNAALTAAIEAQAGLGRLNLVDPAGVNCEGWRPLRAGIALHEGEVFFGNIGAAERLDFTVIGPAVNEASRVEALQKSTGRSILVTAAAATHIDAPLEPLGDYPLRGVTVPMTIFSPPEQPLRQPLAAAS from the coding sequence GTGACCGATCCGACCGCACCACCCGACGCGATGCGCGTCTATCCCGCCGGCGTCAGCGTCGTCCGCCGCAGTCAGCGCGGCCGCGCCTGCCTGCCCGCCAGCATCACACTGGCCGAGCTGGAAACCTGGCTGCTGCATGATGCCGCCGCCGAGCCGGAAATGCTGCTGACGTTCGAATCGCTGATGTGGCGGATGACCGCGGTCGGGCTGCCGGTGCATCGCGCCACGCTGCACATCCGCACGCTGCATCCGCAGCTGCTCGGCTTCGCCTGGAACTGGCGCGCCTCCGACGGGCTGTGCGACGAAGTCCAGGTCAACCAATCGACCGCCGACACCGACGCATTCCGGCTCAATCCGCTGCACAACCTGTTCCAGGGCGGTAAGGCGATCCGGCGCAATCCGCAGGACGCCGCCGCGCAGGCGGAATTCCCGATCATGCGCGACCTCGCGGCCGGCGGTTACACCGAGTACCTGGCGCTGCCGATGGGCGGCGACCGCTTCCGCCACGCCGTTACGCTGGCAACCATGCAGCCCGGCGGCTTCACCGACGAGCACCTCGCGCTGTTTCAGCGGCTGCTGACGCTGTTCGGCCTGCATGTCGGCCGCCACGTCGCCACCCGGATCGCCATCAACGCGCTCGGCGCCTATCTCGGCCCGGTGGCCGGCGCCAAGGTGCTGAGCGGCGACATCAAGCGCGGCGCCGGCGAGCCGATCCGCGCCATCATCTGGATGTCGGACCTGCGCGGCTTCACCGACCTGTCTGACCGGCTGTGCGGCAACGACATGATCGCACTGCTGAACGCTTACTTCGAGGTGTTCGCCGACGCGGTGCTGCGCAACGGCGGCGACGTCCTGAAGTTCATCGGTGACGGGCTGCTGGCGGTGTTTCCGCTCGGCGATGATTCGCGCGTCGCCGGTAACGCGGCGCTGACGGCCGCGATCGAGGCGCAGGCGGGGCTGGGGCGACTCAACCTGGTCGATCCGGCCGGCGTGAATTGCGAAGGCTGGCGTCCGCTCCGCGCCGGCATCGCGCTGCACGAAGGCGAAGTGTTCTTCGGCAACATCGGCGCCGCCGAACGCCTCGACTTCACCGTGATCGGACCGGCGGTGAACGAAGCCAGCCGGGTCGAGGCGCTGCAAAAAAGTACCGGGCGCAGTATCCTGGTGACGGCGGCGGCCGCGACCCATATCGACGCACCGCTGGAGCCGCTCGGGGACTACCCGCTGCGCGGCGTCACCGTGCCGATGACGATCTTCAGCCCGCCCGAACAGCCGCTCCGGCAGCCGCTGGCCGCTGCGTCATAA
- a CDS encoding pyridoxal-phosphate-dependent aminotransferase family protein produces MAVSAGREFLAIPGPTTTPDEVLQAMHRPALDIYSNEMVALSEGLHTDLSRLFATKGKSYIYIANGHGAWEAVISNVLSRGDKVLVLESGRFAVGWGNAARAMGCDVEVLHGDWRRAVRVDEVEARLRRDTDHSIKAIVVVQVDTASSARNDLEAIGRAIKAAGHPALFMVDAVASLGCMPFEMDGWGIDVAMSASQKGLMSPPGLSFVAVGDRARAAHQRAGLRTPYWDWTERDGPEHYQKYAGTAPVHLLFALRKALDILFAEGLDNTFRRHHLLAGAVRRAVGVWSEGNVLGFNIEHPDERADTVTTVRAAEGHDIAALHRYCKDKCGVVLGVGIGELQNKAFRIAHMGHVNAPMVLGTLGVIEMALSALGIPHSRGGVDAAVAYLAENVPA; encoded by the coding sequence ATGGCCGTCAGCGCCGGACGGGAATTCTTGGCGATTCCCGGCCCCACCACCACGCCCGACGAGGTGCTGCAGGCGATGCATCGCCCGGCGCTCGACATCTACTCGAACGAGATGGTGGCGCTGAGCGAGGGGCTTCACACGGACCTTAGCCGGCTGTTCGCCACCAAGGGCAAGTCCTACATCTACATCGCCAACGGTCACGGCGCCTGGGAGGCGGTGATCAGCAACGTGCTGTCGCGCGGCGACAAGGTGCTGGTGCTGGAAAGCGGACGGTTTGCGGTCGGCTGGGGCAACGCGGCCCGTGCGATGGGCTGCGACGTCGAGGTGCTGCATGGCGACTGGCGCCGCGCGGTTCGCGTCGATGAGGTCGAAGCGCGGCTGCGCCGCGATACCGACCACAGCATCAAGGCGATCGTGGTGGTGCAGGTCGACACGGCTTCCAGCGCACGCAACGATCTCGAAGCGATCGGCCGCGCCATCAAGGCCGCCGGCCACCCGGCGTTGTTCATGGTCGATGCGGTGGCGTCGCTCGGTTGCATGCCGTTCGAGATGGATGGCTGGGGCATCGACGTCGCGATGTCGGCGTCGCAGAAGGGGCTGATGTCACCACCCGGCCTGTCGTTTGTCGCGGTCGGTGACCGCGCCCGCGCCGCGCACCAGCGCGCCGGCCTGCGCACGCCGTATTGGGACTGGACCGAGCGGGACGGGCCCGAGCACTACCAAAAGTACGCCGGCACGGCCCCAGTGCATCTGTTGTTCGCGCTGCGCAAGGCGCTCGACATCCTGTTCGCCGAAGGACTCGACAACACCTTCCGGCGTCATCATCTGCTCGCCGGTGCGGTGCGCCGCGCCGTCGGCGTCTGGTCCGAAGGCAACGTGCTCGGCTTCAACATCGAGCACCCGGACGAACGCGCCGACACGGTCACCACCGTGCGCGCCGCCGAGGGGCACGACATCGCGGCGCTGCATCGCTACTGCAAGGACAAATGCGGCGTGGTGCTCGGCGTCGGCATCGGCGAATTGCAGAACAAGGCGTTTCGCATCGCCCATATGGGCCACGTCAACGCCCCGATGGTGCTCGGTACGCTCGGCGTGATCGAGATGGCGCTGTCCGCGCTCGGCATCCCGCACAGCCGCGGCGGCGTCGATGCCGCAGTGGCGTACCTCGCCGAGAACGTGCCGGCTTAA
- a CDS encoding cytochrome P450: protein MSIQVADSSLVARLSPPKPSALAHVPGDEGWPIIGRTLAVLADPKGEVEKMARTYGPVYRSRVLGETSITLLGPEANELVLFDNTKLFSSTHGWGPILGRLFPRGLMMLDFDEHRLHRRTLSVAFKAGPMQSYLAELNAGIARRVAEWRARPGEMLCYPAMKQLTLDLAATSFLGTAIGAETEEVNRAFIDMVAASVAPIRKPWPGTAMARGVKGRQRIVAYFAEQIPIRRAKGGDDLFSQLCRATHDDGALLSNQAIIDHMSFLMMAAHDTLTSSLTSFVAALAAHPEWQQKLREEIAGLGLKPGEPISFEQLDALPLTEMAFKEAMRLRPPVPSLPRRATRAFSFKGYSIPAGTMVAVNPLFTHHMPEIWPNPDQFDPLRFTDEASRGRHRFAWIPYGGGAHMCLGLNFAYMQAKCFAVHLLQHLDLSLPPNYQASWQMWPIPKPKDGLRVQVTPTKSFDVAH from the coding sequence ATGTCGATCCAGGTTGCGGATTCGTCACTCGTCGCACGGCTGTCGCCGCCAAAGCCGAGCGCGCTCGCCCACGTTCCCGGTGACGAAGGCTGGCCGATCATCGGCCGCACCCTGGCGGTGCTCGCCGATCCGAAGGGCGAGGTCGAGAAGATGGCGCGGACCTATGGTCCGGTCTATCGCAGCCGAGTGCTCGGCGAGACCTCGATCACCCTGCTCGGGCCTGAAGCCAACGAGCTGGTGCTGTTCGATAACACCAAGCTGTTTTCCTCGACCCATGGCTGGGGCCCGATCCTCGGGCGGCTGTTTCCGCGCGGCCTGATGATGCTCGATTTCGACGAGCACCGGCTGCACCGGCGCACACTGTCGGTGGCGTTCAAGGCCGGGCCGATGCAGTCCTATCTGGCCGAGCTCAACGCCGGCATCGCCCGCCGCGTCGCCGAGTGGCGCGCCCGCCCCGGCGAGATGCTGTGCTACCCGGCGATGAAGCAGCTCACGCTCGATCTCGCCGCGACCTCGTTCCTCGGCACCGCGATCGGCGCCGAGACCGAAGAGGTCAACCGCGCCTTCATCGACATGGTCGCCGCTTCCGTGGCGCCGATCCGCAAGCCATGGCCGGGCACCGCGATGGCCCGCGGCGTCAAGGGCCGGCAGCGCATCGTCGCTTACTTCGCCGAACAGATTCCGATCCGCCGTGCCAAGGGCGGCGACGACCTGTTCTCGCAGCTCTGCCGCGCCACCCACGACGACGGCGCGCTGCTGTCGAACCAGGCGATCATCGACCACATGAGCTTCCTGATGATGGCGGCGCACGACACCCTGACGTCGTCGCTGACCTCGTTCGTCGCTGCGCTGGCGGCGCATCCGGAATGGCAGCAGAAGCTGCGCGAAGAGATCGCCGGTCTCGGTCTGAAGCCGGGCGAACCGATCAGCTTCGAACAGCTCGACGCGCTGCCGCTCACCGAGATGGCCTTCAAGGAAGCGATGCGGCTGCGGCCGCCGGTGCCGTCGCTGCCGCGGCGGGCAACCCGTGCCTTCAGCTTCAAGGGCTACTCGATCCCAGCCGGCACCATGGTGGCGGTCAATCCGCTGTTCACTCACCACATGCCGGAGATCTGGCCGAACCCGGATCAGTTCGATCCGCTGCGCTTCACCGACGAAGCCTCGCGCGGCCGTCACCGCTTCGCCTGGATTCCGTATGGTGGCGGCGCCCACATGTGCCTCGGGCTCAACTTCGCCTACATGCAGGCGAAGTGCTTCGCGGTGCACCTGCTGCAACACCTCGACCTGTCACTACCGCCGAACTATCAGGCTTCGTGGCAGATGTGGCCGATCCCGAAGCCGAAAGACGGGCTTCGGGTCCAGGTCACGCCGACGAAGTCGTTCGACGTAGCGCATTAG